In the genome of Anabaena cylindrica PCC 7122, the window CCCTGCTCCCAGATATTAGTAATGTGGTGGTAGACTTTAGCTACTGTTTGCAGGAATCCAACAGAAGTATCTTTAATACCTTGAGGTCCATAAGCCACTGGGAAGTTACTAAATTGGTAGTGAGCATCTTCAGTGTAGAATTTGACAAAATTTTCTACATTCATTGACTCCCCTGCTTCAAACATCCGTCTCACGATGTCAGACTTAGAGCTAGAACGTACTAATGATTGAGTCATAGTTTTTTCCTCATTTGTTGTCGAAGCTTCAACAATTCCTTTTAACTGATACACAGCCTGTTTTACATTTTCTAGTTTGGCTGCTTCCAAAAATCCCTTACCATCTTGGTGTGTGAAAGCAAGATCACTTTTAGCTTGTAAATCTAAGGTATATGTGACTATTGGTAAAGAACCAGGTTCTCCAGAAGATGGATGCAAGTGGTTAATAAACCGTCCGGTAAATAAAGGGTGATCTAGAATTTCAATTGTCAAAGTTCCGGCTTCTTTATCAAGGCTCACCTTTTGTTTCATATCCATTCCGGGCATTTTGGCTTCCCGTAAAACACCATTGTGATAATGTTCCAAAATGGGAAATTTATCGCTGTAAGCTTGATTTAGCCATGCTTCCCAAATCTTTTCAACTGGGGCATTAACATTAGCACTAAATGTGTTAAAAATTCGATTTTTGCCGTTGTTATTTTCTACAGGTGCAACGTTATCATAAAACCAGTAATTTGTGCCGTTGCTTAAGTTATATTCTTTTTGGGCTTTGCCAAACATTTCTTTGGCTCTTCTTTTAACTTGGTTAAATTCTAACTGTTCCCCATTAGGCCCTTTACAGTAGAATAATAACCAACCATCAAAATCACCAATCAAATCCAATTTGGCATATTTCAATGGTGCGTTCTTTCTGGCACTTTCCGAATCAATATGAATAATTCGGTTAGCAACAACGTTATCAATTCCTCGCTTTTTACATTCATCTTCTAACATCTTGGCAAACTGATCAAGATCCACATCATCTTTTACATGAAAAGAAAGGTGTGGCGCGTTGACATGACCAATGCCAGAAGGAATTTTGTCAAAAATACCAGGTGCTTTAGGTGTTAACTGAGCATCTCGAAAATGGATAAGTTCTACGCAAGTATTACCAAAGGAAATAAATCTTACATCCAATGCTTCTTGGGAGCCATCTCTAATATCAGGTACACCTAATGATTTAGGGTTAATACCTTGCTTCCATGCTTCTAAGTCTTCTTTCTGGAAAAGGAGATTGTGCAACTCATCACCAATAAATCCATCTCCCCCTATTGCTAGTTTTCCACCCAAGACTTCAATGTAAAATTCTAGGGCTTTTGTCATATCACTGACAGTTATGCCAACGTGTTGTAGTCCTTGCAGGTAATGACCTAAACTACCCGTTTTTTCACTTGCATAATTAGACATAAGAGATACTATGCCTTCTTGAAGTTGATTATTTGCTCCTACCCTTTGGATAAGAGATGCTACTTTGGCACTACGCTGACCGGCGAGAGTCATCTGACCATCGTAAACAAAGGTGTAAGCTGTTCTTTCTGGAAATGGTTGGATTTGTTTAATGTATTTGGCTGCGTCTTTGATTGCTGTTAAATACTCGGAAGATGCGAAAAACTTCTCCCGTTCTAGATGATTAGCAAAGGCAATTTCATAAGCGGCATGATATTGCTTTTCTGCTGGTTCATAATGGCTAACTCCGGCTGCATCTGGACGGGAGTTGTCTACTTCTTCAAACAGATGCAGTCGGAATTTGAGGACAGAATCACTACTGCTCACTTTGGGGGCAAATGTTTCTGTTAGATAATGACGAAAAGCTTCTGTACTAGCCCCATTAGCTTTTTTCACCATGACGTGAAATTTGATGGCGCTAACTTCACCGTTGGGATCGCCGTTGGGGATTCTATCTATGTATGTAATAGAATTGCCGGGGTTGCTGTTGTAACCGATCGCTTTGCGGAATAAGTTATGTTCGTCATCCATGAGGATGGCAGATGCTGTAAACCATGTCTGACGGTCGGCAACACTTGCAAATGTTAACTCTGCAATGCCATCGAAGTTATCTTCTGAGTCCCAAGTGTAATCTAAACCGGGAATCTGTGGACAGAGGCCACCTTCGTTATGAGCTACATGGAATTGCCAGTATTGATACTGTCCTGGTAATCTGGCACAAACTGGTCCATGTACGTCTCTCCAATAGTCATCAAAAAGCTCTAGAGAGATGCCTTGTCTTTTCCACAGGAGTACATAAAAGGCTACTTTTCCTTTCTGATCCCGTGCTGAATAATCGTCTGTGGCTGCCTGTTTACTCGTTGCAAGCATTTCTGCTATCCTTGGTGTTGTGCTATTGGCATGATCAAAAATCCAATTCAGGGTAGCAAAGCAAGCTGCTACTTTATTGAACCCCGCATAAACACAGAGAAACAAGAGTAGTTCTTCAATTTCTGCGCGGGTTGAGCCTTGCTGTAGAGCCATCTTTACATGAGCAGTGAAAGGGTTGCCAGGACCTCTATGATCCTGATTGACAACATCAATAGCGATCGCAATCAGAGCCTTAGCTTTTTGGTTAATTAACGGCAAACCCCAAGCTTCACCTGCTACCCGAATGACAAAATCACCAAACTTAGGATTAATTTGTTTTAAACCCTGTTGCAGTTCAGGGTCATCCAAAACCGCGTTTTTGTACACTCGCTCCTGTTCCATTATTTAAGCGGTGGTAATCAAGGTCAATAATTCCTGATCTGCAAAAACATCACGATAAAAAGTTAGTTGTTCAGTTTTCAAGTAACAAGCACCTCTATGACCACGACGCACCCAAGTTACATTACCTTTGGCTAGAGTTTCGTTGGTTTCATCATCTACACACTTCCATTCAAAGTAAGTATGTTCACCAAAAAACATGACAATAGGCCAGCACATTGTCACTCCTGGTTGAGCAATTAATGCCCACCAATGTTTTTCTCTTTCTTTTTGTTGTTCTAACCCTTGGTATGGTCCATCCTGACAAAAATAGACTAGATCGTCGCGATATTCTCCAGTTAAGATATCGCCTCTTCCTTGTCTTAATGCTTCACAATGTGTAGGCCACCAATCTCTGTTTTCTTGCTCTATCTGTGCAAGGGTATAATAAGGACCAATTTCTGGTAGCTTTGGTTCTTTCATGGCGACAATTCTTTCTGCATCCTCAATCAGTTTTTTGGCTACGTAAGGAGTAACTAAACCGGGGCGAGAATAATCGGCAGATAAGCCAGTATAATAATTGGTTCGCTTTTTCGTTGCTTTTGGCTGGCTTTGGCTGGCTTGGGAAGAAGACGAGCCGTTTGTTTGTAGACTGTAGGAATTTTGATTTAGCATGAGCGATTCTATGTCTTCTTGAAGTTGATTCACTGCACCAATTTCTGTGATCAGTTCTGCGACAGAGGAACTCCGTTGACCGGCGAGAGTCATCTGACCATCGTAAACGAAGGTGTAAGCGGTTCTTTCTGGAAATGGTTGGATTTGTTTAATGTATTTGGCTGCGTCTTTGATTGCTGTTAAATACTCGGAAGATGCGAAAAACTTCTCCCGTTCTAGATGATTAGCAAAGGCAATTTCATAAGCGGCATGATATTGCTTTTCTGCTGGTTCATAATGGCTAACTCCGGCTGCATCTGGACGGGAGTT includes:
- a CDS encoding nuclear transport factor 2 family protein; this translates as MYKNAVLDDPELQQGLKQINPKFGDFVIRVAGEAWGLPLINQKAKALIAIAIDVVNQDHRGPGNPFTAHVKMALQQGSTRAEIEELLLFLCVYAGFNKVAACFATLNWIFDHANSTTPRIAEMLATSKQAATDDYSARDQKGKVAFYVLLWKRQGISLELFDDYWRDVHGPVCARLPGQYQYWQFHVAHNEGGLCPQIPGLDYTWDSEDNFDGIAELTFASVADRQTWFTASAILMDDEHNLFRKAIGYNSNPGNSITYIDRIPNGDPNGEVSAIKFHVMVKKANGASTEAFRHYLTETFAPKVSSSDSVLKFRLHLFEEVDNSRPDAAGVSHYEPAEKQYHAAYEIAFANHLEREKFFASSEYLTAIKDAAKYIKQIQPFPERTAYTFVYDGQMTLAGQRSAKVASLIQRVGANNQLQEGIVSLMSNYASEKTGSLGHYLQGLQHVGITVSDMTKALEFYIEVLGGKLAIGGDGFIGDELHNLLFQKEDLEAWKQGINPKSLGVPDIRDGSQEALDVRFISFGNTCVELIHFRDAQLTPKAPGIFDKIPSGIGHVNAPHLSFHVKDDVDLDQFAKMLEDECKKRGIDNVVANRIIHIDSESARKNAPLKYAKLDLIGDFDGWLLFYCKGPNGEQLEFNQVKRRAKEMFGKAQKEYNLSNGTNYWFYDNVAPVENNNGKNRIFNTFSANVNAPVEKIWEAWLNQAYSDKFPILEHYHNGVLREAKMPGMDMKQKVSLDKEAGTLTIEILDHPLFTGRFINHLHPSSGEPGSLPIVTYTLDLQAKSDLAFTHQDGKGFLEAAKLENVKQAVYQLKGIVEASTTNEEKTMTQSLVRSSSKSDIVRRMFEAGESMNVENFVKFYTEDAHYQFSNFPVAYGPQGIKDTSVGFLQTVAKVYHHITNIWEQGDTVICEMEVTYIRHDGKVFKLPCCDTIVFKGDKVQELRIYMDISPVFETEAVKPQASVSSDFLLQRIGKMYEALHAENWEEFKTFFTPDLLYKVGANEPVIGPDACCNLLQHIYKVLKLTTHNSRGTWVVDNTVILEMDANYVNKMDKRFVQVPCTDIYRFDGDRIYEWRVYPDPSQLNIQL
- a CDS encoding EthD domain-containing protein, which translates into the protein MLSVINNATKTDYSARDQKGKVAFYVLLWKRQGISLELFDDYWRDVHGPVCARLPGQYQYWQFHVAHNEGGLCPQIPGLDYTWDSEDNFDGIAELTFASVADRQTWFTASAILMDDEHNLFRKAIGYNSNPGNSITYIDRIPNGDPNGEVSAIKFHVMVKKANGASTEAFRRYLTETFAPKVSSSDSVLKFRLHLFEEVDNSRPDAAGVSHYEPAEKQYHAAYEIAFANHLEREKFFASSEYLTAIKDAAKYIKQIQPFPERTAYTFVYDGQMTLAGQRSSSVAELITEIGAVNQLQEDIESLMLNQNSYSLQTNGSSSSQASQSQPKATKKRTNYYTGLSADYSRPGLVTPYVAKKLIEDAERIVAMKEPKLPEIGPYYTLAQIEQENRDWWPTHCEALRQGRGDILTGEYRDDLVYFCQDGPYQGLEQQKEREKHWWALIAQPGVTMCWPIVMFFGEHTYFEWKCVDDETNETLAKGNVTWVRRGHRGACYLKTEQLTFYRDVFADQELLTLITTA